The following coding sequences lie in one Pan paniscus chromosome X, NHGRI_mPanPan1-v2.0_pri, whole genome shotgun sequence genomic window:
- the LOC100990752 gene encoding LOW QUALITY PROTEIN: TPT1-like protein (The sequence of the model RefSeq protein was modified relative to this genomic sequence to represent the inferred CDS: inserted 2 bases in 2 codons), translated as MIIYWDVISHSEMFSDSYMSQEIADGLRLEVEGKIVSRTEGNIFDSLIGGNASAEGPEGKGTESTVITGVDSVMNHHLQETSFTKEAYNKCIKDYMKSIKGKLEEQRPKRVKPFMTGAAEQIKHILANFKNYXENMNPDGMVALXDYCEDGVTRYMIFFKDGLEMEKY; from the exons ATGATTATCTACTGGGACGTCATCAGCCACAGTGAGATGTTCTCTGACAGTTACATGAGCCAGGAAATTGCAGACGGGCTGCGCCTGGAGGTGGAAGGGAAGATAGTCAGTAGGACAGAAGGTAACATTTTTGACTCGCTCATTGGTGGAAATGCCTCCGCTGAAGGCCCTGAGGGCAAAGGTACCGAAAGCACAGTAATCACTGGTGTCGATAGTGTCATGAATCATCACCTGCAAGAAACAAGCTTCACAAAAGAAGCCTACAATAAGTGCATCAAAGATTACATGAAATCAATCAAAGGCAAACTGGAAGAACAGAGACCAAAAAGAGTAAAACCTTTTATGACAGGAGCTGCAGAACAGATCAAGCACATCCTTGCTAATTTCAAAAACT CAGAAAACATGAATCCAGATGGCATGGTTGCTC CGGACTACTGTGAGGATGGTGTGACCCGATATATGATTTTCTTTAAGGATggtttagaaatggaaaaatattaa